tgtgaaaattttactatGAAATGTAAAAATTTTCTTGCAGTTATTACTGCAAGGGTCGAGACATAGTCTTTTAAAGAGGCTATAAAGGATGCAAAATGATGTGATGCTATACAAAATGAGATTTTTTCTCTGGAGGATAATGAAATATGGTCTATGGAAACACTTCCTCCTGGAAAGAAAGCACTGGATAGTAAGTGGGTGTACAAGATTAAATATAACTTCGATGGAAGTATTGAGAGACTTAAAGCTCATCTTGTTTGTTTTGGTAATCACCAGGTAGAAGGTATTGACTACAATAAAACTTTTGCACTTGTAGCAAAAATGGATTGTTCGAGCTTTCTTAGTTATTGCAGTTTCGAAAAATTGAGAGTTACATGAGATGGATATCCATAATGCTTTCCTGCATGGTGATCTTGATGAAGAGGTTTACATGAAACTTCCTCTAGGTTTTACTCTAGGTCTTCAATCATATTCTGATTATTCTCTCTTTACATACACTAAAGGATCTGTACGCATTAATGTGCTAGATTATGTTGATGATTTGCTTATATTTGGGAATGATTCCGCTTCTTTGAAAACTTTTAAAAGGTATCTCATTTCTTGCTTCCATATAAAGGATCTtggaattttgaaatattttttgggGATAGTGGTAGCTCGTAGCTCTTTAGGGTTATTTTTTTGTCAAAGGAAATATGCACTTGATATTATTTTGGAGGTGAGTCTTTTGGAAGGAAAGCTCGTAGAATCGCTAATAGAACAAAATCATAAAGTAGCACATGCTACAGGGACAGTTTTGTTTGATCCTGAGCTATACAGACGGTTTTTAGGTCACGTACGAGCTCGGACGAgctcaaaatgaccaaaatattgCAAGTGGTCCTGCCTAGTGGCTAGGTGTTGGTATCGATACCCTAGGTAGCGATACCTAGGCTTGATACTCTAGGAATTTAGCTACTATCAAGCCATGTTCCAATACCTATAGGTTAGGTATCGGAACCTTGGTTCCTCAAGGAAAAAATCAATCTAAAAACACTTAAAAACATCCTCAATCATCACCATATGATACTAATAGGTCTCCAGTTATTTGAACATTTAAATATAGCTTTGATTGAAATGGTAAAGTTAAGTTAGTAAAAATATGTTAATATGGGTTTGAATTCTATTATTtccattatatgcatatatttttctagatttatcaaaatacaaaaagacatgaatattttcaaaataatatttcTTAAATCATAAAAGAAAGgagtttttgaaaaaaattctaaTTAAACGAGATCGGTTAATAGTTAATACCTACTCAATTTATTTTAAGATATATGATATAGATTATTAAACAACGATAAATGCTtttctaaaacaaaaaaaaaaagtagtaaAAGTATCACAAACTGTCCTATATTATACTCTagattgcattttagcccttcTAGGGCAAATTAGCTACTGTAATTAGATGACTAAGCAGAATAGGCCTTCCATTGAAATTTGGTGTTTATATGTAAggcataataacaaatttagctctcaacctttacacatttattcaatttgaatATACTCTTTTATTagaagtaaattataaaaattcaaaactaATAAGGTTAAAGGGTAAAAAAAAGGCCttaataacaaattaaaaaaggccttaatagaaaatttaaaaaatcaatcaaattaaaaaggccttaataaaaataaaaataaaaattatttaaaaataaaattataaaaaaagttataaaaatttaaaagtaaaagaataaCAATATCGACCCATTGAAGCTTTTAATGGATTGatattgttattttttaataaaatttataatttaaacttTTTCAGAATTTCTTTaataaattttgtttaaaattttatgattttttaaaataattttaaattttaaaaggctTAATTGAGTTTTTTAATTTGTTACTAAGATCTTTTTGATCTTTTAGTCTTATTAGCTTCAAAAATTCCAAACTTACTCTCAATAAAAAAGTAAgggtcaaattgaataaatataaaagattgatgactaaatttattattatgcgctaaattttaacaaatgaattattttagtgattaattattttttaagtaaaaattCAGAGATTTTgtggtatttaaaaaaaaaaaaaaactaaatgatGAATTATTATAGTGGATTAGGTGGAAGTAGATGAAAATATTAAAGTTAAACCCGCACCTCACGTGCATGCATAACATTTGCCAAATAGGTGGTCTTTCCCCAAACTAACAGACTGCAGAACCGAGGCTTGGCATTATTCTTCCACTTGTTAGAACCGCAATGTTTATCTTCGTTTTGAACAAATTTCTACAACAGTATTCTGCAATTGTCACGGGTCTCAATTTTAACAATGCTGACTCAACTTGAGATTTCTTTAAGTTTAGCTTATTAACGTGGAAAAAAATAACATTCAAGAAAAGCTTGAATTGGACAACTCAATGAAAAAGGATGCAAATGAGGTTGGAGAAATCTCTATTTTGTAGTTAAGTCCCCCTTATATCATGATATATGGCTCATATTTAAACCTATTTACAAGCTCTATTGTGTTTACTAGGTTACAATGCCTCAAATAAATGggtcttttaaaatttttcaagtaTTGGCCCAATTTTAGTGGTCTAAAGTAATCTCAAATTCCGGCTCAATAGTGGGTACTTTAATCATGAGTTATTACATTCTCTCCCATTTATTTTAGTGATATCTTGGAACAatagaaatgtgcaagtgtacacaatcgtaataAGTAATAAATGGCATTCATATTCACAGGAACTGTATAAgcaaatatttatgaaatgtaaatttaaacaatttgggagagaaaatttatatttttgaaaacgGGTGAGCTATAAATTAAATCTAAgtaaacaattaaaattaaactataattCCAAGTACAATTTCTAATATGACATAAGTGTGTGAGATTAATCTCATTCCTTTAACTTAGAATTGTTAAAACTATGCTCATGTTATTACAAATAATTTCATGACAACTTGGTCTTTTGTTAACTAATGCACGTACACacttattaaattaatcaatcttTCAAATATATTcctatattaaattaattaattaatttttataagaaaatataagATGAGTGAAGTAACAATACATTTCTATCTTGAAACaaatttaatcacaacaatcttACAATTTATGCGAGTTAAGAATATTGTttaatattattactaatttaaccCACTTTTACATTTAAGAATATTAAATAGTTTGTGAATTAATTACAAGTTGAGCCCGATTAATAGTTTAATTCAATTGTTACCTtataattataatgatttttatgtAATTGAACAAAATACCAAAGTTTATAATAACACATACTAGGCCTCTCTCTCCATTTGCTAATTGGATTTTGGTATTTACTAGTTTTTAGTGTAGATTTGGTTATTTGGGCTTTAGGATCATCCATACTTTTAATTTCTTCTAAAAGAGgttttctctttcttcttttgAATTGACTTTGGGCCAGTTTTGAGTTTTTAATGGATATTGATCATGAAAGTGATATCATGTAAATGGTGGCTCACCGGTTTTGTGCTATATGCTACCCTTTATGATTTGGTTTGTACacaatgattatttgattattgtTTTTTTCCCTTCAGTTTGTAACAATATTTCTAAATATTTATCAATAATTCTAAGGATTTATACTAAAATATCTAAACATTTACCAAATTCTCTAAggttatatctatatttttaaaGGATTtactaaaatttctaaaattttactaaaatttctaAAGAATTTACCAAAATTTCTAAAGATTTCCCCTGTGTCTTAGACTCGATTAGCTCAACATTTTGGAATACTAATATTTTTAAGTACTTACCAACTAAGGAAATCTTTAGAAATATTGATAAATCATTATGGCTTATTTGAAACCataatttgagtcaaaaaaaaaaaattagattagGATTTGAAAATCcaaattcaaataaataaaaagtcagATTTGAGTTTTGCCAAATCCAAGTTCAATCTCATCATAGTTGAAATGCAAGACTGTTTAAAAACATGGGAATTGTTTTTTCACACTATCTTCAAAAtccaaatattaattaattaattttacttaTAGTATATCTGTAATTAAGCTTAAAGTTTTTAGAATTGGACTGATTGGCGAACTAATTAGACCTTTGATTTTTAGTTCAACTAGTTCGTTcagtttaattgaataaattattaaaaataaaaatatttaaaaatagagaaaatcaGTTCAGCCAGCTCGACCATTGATTTGGTTGGTCTAATTGATTCAAATTGTTCATGGGTTAGCCAATTTGACCCTTTATTCTAGATTGATATCTCGGTCGATTCTGGATCCAATATGTTTGATTAGCCAATTCAATCCGAATTTAAAATCAGTGATGAAACTTCATGCatttaatttaacaaaataaaaatatttaaaatttttatttatagcaTAATTTTCAGAATTTAATTTATATACCTCGCTTTTAATTTATACCTAAGTCCACTTATTTAAGTACAAgccaaattatataattttattgatgtgtaaacaaaatataaatgatttgcataatataccataaaattgagagtttttaaaagtattttaatacaaaatatttataaaaatataaaaatggaaagtTACATTCTATTGACCAAGgcataatataaaagaaaaatctTTTTGAAAAATTATACAAAGCAATCAGTTTTATCTTAACTTGTTCATAAAGTTGTAAAAACATTTTTTATTCGAAATCAATGTTTTCAAAACTAAATTGGTGGTAGAACCGATTAGGTCACCAGTTTATTTATCCAACCAGTTTGACCAATTCCATTaaataaatcacaaaaaattcataaaaatattaaaaaaaataaaaaaattatggttCAATCAATTCCACCGCTCGATGAACCAAATTTTGTCCAGTTCAATTAGTCTATATCGATTCTTGAGTCAATCGGTATAATATCTTTCTTCAGACCGATACCTCAATATATTTTCTGTTTGACTGGTTTGTTTGATCCAATCATGTTTAAAATTGtcctaaataattaaaaatttttaaattttgtttttaagacTTAGAATCAGTTAAAATCCAAATCTAAATTTGAACTATCATAACAATGaatttaaattaattgaaaattttgaatttcaaatattttaatttccaaccaaaaatttgaaaataattaattcataaatttcaaagttaaaatttgaaatataaatCCAAATTCTAGTTTCCAAGCATTATTTTAGAGGTTTTGGGTAAGTCAAAATATTGAGTTGATTGAATATGAAACAGTAAAGAATCATTTAATATGCACAAATGCGGGCTTAATTGGATTTGGGACTCAATAGAAATTTTTAGAAATACGGGTAAACCctaataaaatttgaaatatccttatgattttctttttatAACTTTAGAAATTTTGTAAATCTTAAAAAAATGGTATTTCCCCCGAAATTTTGGTATGTaacaaattttgaatatataCAAAACTAGTTtccaattttaaataatatttaattgtgatttaaatatattatattttgtttatgAAAATGGTTTCAGTATGCGACAAAAACCAAATTCGATTATCAATAAAAAAACATTTAGGTACCAATTtgaaaattgaaacaaaattcagatattaaaaaatataatttcccttttatttttttctccatTGTAGGTGATCggaattgaaaattttctatgcttGAAACTTGGTGGAAGGGTCAGGCGCTCAGCTGGAAAAGTGGAACGAAGTAAGTGTGCAAAGAAGCTGGAATGGAGCAACCATCTTCTCCAGGAACGAAGCCGGTTGAGTTAAGCAACTCCATTGAAGAGCTTTTGAAGTTCACTCTCCAATCTCACCTCAATGGAACTCTTGGATTGGATATTGGGCTCTCAAAACAATTCTGCTCATCTCTCCTCAATCACCCTTCAACCAGCCCCATCTCCCCAAATGCCTGTAAGAAATGAATAACAAACAAAAACTCAAAATTTCCTAAGTAATTAAAAAGTACCCATTTGAAACAAAAACCCAAATTCTGTTATCTTTTTTTTATATGTTGGATTCATTTCTTTTTAGTTTAAACATGCAGCAAGCTCCTCAGAAGCCTCTCAGAATCCTTTATACAAACAGTTGGTACGGGCCTTATATGAAATTATAACTTTTGGTTCACTTCAAGAGTCATCTGACTGTAATAAAGTGGCATCATTATGTCAAGGAAGTGACTCGAAGCAGAAAGGCGAGTGGTTTGATTTAGTTCATAAAGAAGGATCTGAATTAGCTGAAGTATGTACTCTGATCTAATGATTACTTTTACCTATGCCGATCTAAGTTATTCAGATTTGAATTTGAGTACATGTTAAACATTAATAGTTCAAAATTTTGAAGTTTTTCCGCCTATTTCAAGAGATTTGGAATGATCAGATCCATACTCGAGTGTCAGATAGGGATATTGTCTCAAAGCAGCATAGGTTTCAATTATATCTTCATAAAATCATAGTTAATATGATTAGCTAATCCTTATATTTTATTTCTCAGATATTGAAGAACATTAATTTTGAACTTCATGTTCAGGAGCCTTTCTTCACTCAGTTAAAAGGTGTTATTCTTTTCTGCTGCTTCTGAATTTCTTTGGTTTTTATATCTCTAACTATtacattttttattcttttacacGATCAGTAGTTTTTGTTTTCCAATGGCTATTATAAGTTTGGGCAGCAGAATTTGAACTTGTGACCTGCCTTTTAGAGCAAAGGTGAAAACCATGGTTTCACTTTTTGGCTCTTTTCTATTACTCCTTTAGCAGTACCATCTTCCCTTTTAGACATTTTCCTTGTATATTCTATTAAAGTGAAGACATTTTTCCTTGCAATTTGGTATTGTTTGTAGATGGCATCAAAGCAGTAGAAGGAAGATGTGCTGTTGGTGACTATAATAGGTATGCCTCAAAATTGGAGCTTAGTTTAGTCAGTTCATACAACCTTCTTTTAGATAGTAGGTCTGGGTTTCAAATCCCAATATTTGCAAGCGTTCAAATTTTCCCTGGCATTGGCCTCCTTTATACCAAAAAGGATAAGTATGTTAATATTTAGGCATTTGTATGAATCTGGTGTCTTTGATCTTTTCCCGTGTTTTCCTCTTTTCTTCTCTTGACTTTGCAGCTTATACCATTTATGATTCTTGGTTATCTATACATTTAGATCCATCCAATGTAACAACTATAACTCCATACATAGATACTGTAAATCTAACAGGCTCTGATAAACTATGGGAAAACTATGAAACTGAATTAAAACATAGAAGAAAATTAAAGCAAAGAAATGAAATGATAAAAAGGGGTGGAAACATTTTTTTTATAACATGTTGCTACTTGCTAATATTAATATTGCATAACATAAAGTTTTATAGTTTGTGAGATGGGGTTCTGGGGCTTAAGCATTTGTTAATGGTCACGCTTGCTTTTGAGACTTATGATTAAGTTAATTGTATGGTTTATTACATTTTATAAGCTTTCCTCTGTATTTTTCTGCTAATTACTTTGATCAGAATTACAACTGGAGCTTTGATCCTCTTCAACAAATGCTTGGTACTTGAGGTTCAGGTAAGAGGGCTTTTTGTTTGTGTTGCCCTGATTTTTGGTTCTTTTCTGAAGCACCTGTATCTTGCATTCTTGTGGAACACATATTCAGATATGGGCATAGAGATATGGAACTTCAGGGAACCTCCAAATAtatggaaaacttagaaaaattgtacATACTTGTGTTGGGCACATCTTTGTTTCTGACATTCGCATCTTAGTATAGGTTTTTGTAgttattttatgttttgtttttttttttcctcttaatctgctatttttatttatttatttttgaatatttctCATTTGGCAGGATGTTCATTATTATGCTTCATTCTTTGAGATGTTGGAAGCCGAGAGTCTTGCAAAGGTCCTTCCTGGAGTTAAAACCATAGATGAAGGTAATGATCCTGTAATTTTCTCTCCCGTGGAGGTAATCAAGGTTTAAATTAAATGATGTTAACTTTAAATAACTTTGGTTTTCTATATTGTTTtgttcttcatttttcttgaattaTCAATGTTCGATATCCGTGTTCATAAGATATCTAGACATGACTACGATAATATGACATTCCAAGGCCCTTATAATACATAGAGAACATCGAACATACTATGTGAGTTACATATCTGTATTTGATGCTCACATCCTAGTCCATGTAACATAAAGTCTGTATATTGGACAAGAGTTGAGCTATTTAAAATAGGGTATATTGCTAAGTTGCTacaactcttcatttttcttgatgtaTCCATGTTTGACACTTGTGTCCGATGCATACCCGAGTCCGAGTAACATACAAGTTTTTGTAGAAATGGCAGACAAACCTAACACCTATTCTATAACATTGTAATCTTAACCATGTTATATGCCTTATGTTTGTGATTCCATGCTGTAGCCTTTTTTTTCCTTTACATTTATTTGTTCTTAATGGATCAATGAGAAAATTTTGAACCTTCGAATGATTCAGAAACATCAatgaaattgatgaaatattggtCTTTCAGGTGTTCAAGTTTACAGGAAGTTTTACacagaagagaaggaaaagacaAATGGTGTAGCTGCAATTTGCGTTGCAAAAATGGCTGCTCAACCCTACCTTTCATTGGCCAGAATACTATCTGTGAGTTAGTTAACTCTTCCTTGTCAATTCGCCGTAATAAAGTTAATCAACAAAAAGGAAGAATTGCAAAGATGCAAAATTTAATTACTCCAACCAAAAAGCTCTCAAATGAAAGCAATCTGAAACGAAAACTGTAACCTTTGCTGTTTTCTGTACATAAAATGAGACTAAGCTTTTCTGGTGTTGTGCATCTCACTTAAATCATACATGCAAGTAGATGACTGATCTGTCGCAATTtgttgtagcagattaaactactTTCTGTACTTAATGAGCTCGTAGGGAAGCAATTTCATTATGTTTCTATTTAGTTTTCACTTTTAGCACTTAGGTAATAAAACGAGCAATATAGGCAATTTATATGAACTAATATGTTTGGTGAGTGTGCAGGAAATCATTCAAAGACAAAAAGAAAGTGGACTACTTGTGATGTTGCAACACAGAGCTTGGATGTCGCAACACAGCAAGCAAAATACCCAAGGAGCAGTCTGCCATCAGTGTCGTGACACAGACCAGAGGATGTCACGACACATCTTTAAAGACATGCCCAAATAAACAAACTGCCCTCAGTGTCGCGACACAGGCCAAAAGGTGTTGTGACACCTACGTGATGTGGTCACTTACTGGACTAGGGATGTTTTCGTCCGCACAATGAACTTTAACGAAGATTAGTCAACCATTTTAGGTCAAGGATGAGTTTCTAACCCTAGACCTATAAATATGATTGCTCAAAATAGTTTAGAGGATAGTTTTTCCTTAGTTtaattttactttcatttgagtTTAGATTTCTTTTACTTGTAatctttattttagtttttattctgTTCTTCGAGAGATCTGGATTGTAGCTTTGTTGGATTCATTAGGGAGTGTTGTTCGcacattaatattatatatatcagGATCTTTCTCATCTTTATTCTTGAGTTTTACAAATGTTTATCTTTCAATTCAATTCTATTGTATGCATTAGATCCATGAAGAACTAATTCTGTTAATAAGATTAACGAGTGGATGTGGGATTAGTTAACACCTATGTAGGATTTCTTAGCGGATCAGTTAGTTGGGAAGGGAAGAACCTAAAACCTTAGAATTGATGACCTTAGGAAGTCATGAAGGTAGGAATGAACCCGAAATCGATATTGCCTGCTGTGAACACCTTACCCTAACCCGATTTGACCTATGACATCGAGAGATAAGTAGTGCTTACTAACTCATTAGGTTAGTGGAAGGTCGAGAGGCTCTGTTAAGTTAATAACTAGCTGATTGAATAGAATCTGAAGTAAGAGTTAACTGTGAATATTGAAATGAGTTAGTCTTCTGTCATTAAATCTAATAAATTCTACAATCCATTTCTATCGCTATTGTATTCCTTTAAAAAACCCTTTTATCAACTTGTGAATAGtcctaatataatttaattaaagtactaattagaccTGTTAGCATTGGAATTGGTTTTAGTTTAATTAAGCTTCATTTGGGTAAGATCCTTGGAGTACTTCTGCTACTTTATTGTACAaatctatattacaacctgactcgTATACTTGCAGAGACCATCTAATTACTATATTTTGTAGTTATATTCTCACTTCTGACATTGGTACGTTGGGAGGCGATCAATGACATACATGAAACCCCaaatttggttgaaaatgaaCGTTAGCACTTGTAGTGCCATCTGCCTCATCATAGCAGTTTTCTATACGCTATGAGGATATTAGCCTCTCTGTTGCTATGTGTTGAAATCTTTGTATCTTGTGGTACTTGCACTTAATGAGGGTAGGATATGGACATGGAATGCTCagttattagtttttttttttaagtttatatatatatatatatggagaaGAACATCCCGATATCCGTATCCTAATATGTGTCAAAAATAGGAGTCAAACACAGTGTTTTAGAGAAAGTGAAGAGTTCGAATCAACGTGGATTGTATCCTTCTACTATTTGATTGTGCTAAGGCATAATGTTTGATTTCAGAGGTTGACATATGAAGGCATTCTAAGCCTTGAATCAAAAGCATGTTATTGGATCTATTCCATGAGGAATTCCCTTTGGTAGGAGTTCTATGCTACACTCGAATTACAAGTTAAATTGAGAATTGCTTGAATAGGttgttttaactcttcatttTTTTTGAAACAATCAAAAATAGTTGTGTTAGACATATGTTCGTAACTGGCAATCACACTAGAATTCAAATACCATAGATTGGTGTACAAAGGAATATCTTTTGTTTCCttggttttgaatttttattttattttatgagatgGATGGTTGTGTACAAGGGAATGAAACCAGTGAAAATATATGGAATTGGTTCTTTCAATGCTTGTCAAAGACTTTTGAATTAAATCAAACTTGTACAAAATGCTTTGAGCTTTAGCCTTAGAAGTTGTTTATGTTTGTTTTTCATTCACTTTTTGGCTCCGAACCGAACTACGATTGCCATAATTTTCATTAATAAGCCTTTCCCATTTGAGATTTGAGTTcattttgaattaattattttaaatttaaatacttTCGAGTTTGGATTAGTTTAAATATAAGTTGTTTGActgatttttcttttaatttgattcaTTACAAATTTAGACAAGGTCTAACTCACAAATTGATACCTAAATTATACTCATTTTCCCATATTGACACTTAATTTGTTTTTTGGACATAGGTGGTACCTAAACTACTGTTTTTTTCTCAAGTTAATAACTCCGTTAACCAAACCGTTaagtttcttttataaaaaaGGATTAACTCATAAATTGGTACCTAAACTgtcattttttctttttggtaCCTAAACATTTTTTGGGTCATAAGTAGCACcccaacttttatttttattttttgaagttGATACCTTTGTAGTTAGTCAAACCAGTAAGTCTATTTAAAAAATAACCAATAAAAATTACcatatagaaaaaaataaaagtattatttatatatttaaaaattattaaaagttatgaaaataaaaaaaaatttaaaaaaaagagagaattgACTCAATTGGTTCAACTAGTTCTTTTAGCTCCCATTCAATTGATTTGTATTGGTTTGTGAGTCAATCGATTCAATGATTTCTAGTACAATCAGTTGATccaatttggttttgaaaatatTGGTTTTGATCGATGAAAAAAACTTCTCAATCTTGTCAGGTCAAGCAAGTAGATGGTGAATTTTGAAAACATAATTAATCACCAAAATCTTGACCTCGAGAGAGCTAGTTTCGAGCACTGTTGACATTGGAAGATGAaagcaaaaatagaaaaaataaagatagaaataaaataaaataaaataaaataattaaaatttatttttaaaagtttatatgACATGATAGTCTATTGttggttgaaatttttttaatggaTATCATTTTAGTGTAAAATGggtaaagaaagaataattaggCCCTACTTTTGACCAAAAAAGagtgggtaaattacaccaacagttaGTCTAATTTcaattcagtcactcaactttcaaaaaataacaaatcagTCTCTAATGTTACCGAAAAGTGACAAATTAGTCACCCATTAACATTTTTCGTTACGGGCCTAATCGGACAAGTGACGTGGCCAGTTAACTAGCTGACGTGATCAGTTAACTTGCAATGTTGGACGaggaaaagttttaatttagtcaCTAACGTTATCGAAAAGTGACAAATTAGTCACCCATTAACATCGTTATCAAAAAGTTGCAAATTAGTCACTCATTAACATTTTCTATTACAGGCCTAATGAGACAAGTGACATGGCCAGTAGACTAGCGAATGTGGCCAGTTAACTTGCCATATTAGACAAGGAAAAGTTGAGTGACTTTTTTTTGTCCttccttttttgttttttaataaatggccaatatttttactttttatgtaAATGACCCAATATGTTTATACTTCTTCTCCATCCCAAAAATCTTGTCGCCGCGGCCTCCACCACAACTATCTTTGGCATCACCATAAAAGAGCCACCACcttatccttttttttttaatctttttcaACCCCCCAAAGAGGAGGCACCACAATTGGGATTTGACTGTTTTTTTCTACTGCCCAAAGCCATTAACTCTGAAAAAACTAGATCGAAATGGGATTGAAGACAATTTTGGGTCAAACTATTAGTACCTATAACCAAATTGGTGAGGAGAAAATCATCCAAAGCAACATTCAAGTGATTCAAGAACCAAAACAACTCGGATTTGTCAAGATCTTCATGGGATATGATGATATAAACAAATGGGTCATCGATTAAGCTAAACAAAACTAACTCCATTACCAACATTATCAAGTTGTATAAAACAAAATCAGAAGCAAAACAAGGTGAACATCCAGACAAACCAAACAATTGATTGAACCCATGATTTTTGAGAAC
Above is a genomic segment from Gossypium arboreum isolate Shixiya-1 chromosome 8, ASM2569848v2, whole genome shotgun sequence containing:
- the LOC108468017 gene encoding uncharacterized protein LOC108468017 isoform X2, giving the protein MELLDWILGSQNNSAHLSSITLQPAPSPQMPFKHAASSSEASQNPLYKQLVRALYEIITFGSLQESSDCNKVASLCQGSDSKQKGEWFDLVHKEGSELAEILKNINFELHVQEPFFTQLKDGIKAVEGRCAVGDYNRITTGALILFNKCLVLEVQDVHYYASFFEMLEAESLAKVLPGVKTIDEGVQVYRKFYTEEKEKTNGVAAICVAKMAAQPYLSLARILSEIIQRQKESGLLVMLQHRAWMSQHSKQNTQGAVCHQCRDTDQRMSRHIFKDMPK
- the LOC108468017 gene encoding uncharacterized protein LOC108468017 isoform X1; this encodes MEQPSSPGTKPVELSNSIEELLKFTLQSHLNGTLGLDIGLSKQFCSSLLNHPSTSPISPNASSSSEASQNPLYKQLVRALYEIITFGSLQESSDCNKVASLCQGSDSKQKGEWFDLVHKEGSELAEILKNINFELHVQEPFFTQLKDGIKAVEGRCAVGDYNRITTGALILFNKCLVLEVQDVHYYASFFEMLEAESLAKVLPGVKTIDEGVQVYRKFYTEEKEKTNGVAAICVAKMAAQPYLSLARILSEIIQRQKESGLLVMLQHRAWMSQHSKQNTQGAVCHQCRDTDQRMSRHIFKDMPK